Proteins from a single region of Sulfurimonas hongkongensis:
- a CDS encoding PAS domain-containing sensor histidine kinase: MLQQYKNAIEKSNIISKTNIEGIITFVNDEFCKISGYTKEELIGKSHNIVRHPEVESQKFKTLWDTIKSKKVYKGTVKNRAKDGSCFYVNTTVIPILGVDDEIVEFIAIRYDVTKEVFYKKELLKKEKQLQELNETLELRVERKTKELEELNHTLEERIKEEVSNNEQKQKVMFLQSRQASLGQMLANIAHQWRQPLTELNLTLFSMKKAAQNGDEGKLISFYDESKSILKNMSETIDDFTNFFNPQKEKHLFFVNESIEEALNLLDKMIVENMISVKVKLQELEVLGIQNELTQVIINLIKNAKDAFISKAILIREISITLKAEDGFAHIEIQDNAGGIAKENIENIFEPYFTTKHQSSGTGLGLFMSKMICQKGLEGDLDVSSKKGMTSFNIKIPIAKKKR, translated from the coding sequence ATGCTTCAACAATACAAAAATGCTATAGAAAAAAGCAATATTATCTCAAAAACCAATATAGAGGGCATCATAACTTTCGTAAATGATGAGTTTTGTAAAATCTCAGGATATACAAAAGAAGAACTTATAGGAAAAAGTCACAACATCGTAAGACATCCAGAAGTTGAATCCCAAAAGTTTAAAACTCTTTGGGATACTATAAAGTCAAAAAAGGTTTATAAAGGTACAGTAAAAAATCGTGCAAAAGATGGCTCTTGCTTTTATGTAAATACAACAGTCATCCCTATTTTGGGTGTTGATGATGAGATAGTAGAGTTCATAGCTATCCGCTATGATGTCACAAAAGAGGTTTTTTATAAAAAAGAACTCCTAAAAAAAGAGAAACAACTCCAAGAACTAAACGAAACACTAGAACTTCGAGTTGAGAGAAAAACTAAAGAGCTTGAAGAGTTAAATCATACCCTTGAAGAGCGTATAAAAGAGGAAGTATCTAACAATGAACAGAAGCAAAAGGTAATGTTTTTGCAATCTCGTCAAGCCTCTCTTGGTCAGATGCTAGCTAATATCGCCCATCAGTGGAGACAACCACTTACAGAGCTAAACCTAACTCTCTTTAGTATGAAAAAAGCGGCTCAAAATGGCGATGAAGGAAAGCTTATATCCTTTTATGATGAGAGTAAAAGTATATTAAAAAATATGTCTGAGACTATAGATGACTTTACAAATTTTTTTAACCCACAAAAGGAAAAACATCTTTTTTTTGTAAATGAAAGTATAGAGGAGGCTCTTAATCTATTAGATAAGATGATAGTAGAAAATATGATAAGCGTTAAAGTAAAACTACAAGAGTTAGAAGTTCTTGGCATCCAAAATGAACTAACGCAAGTCATCATCAACCTTATAAAAAATGCTAAAGATGCTTTTATATCTAAGGCGATTCTCATACGAGAGATAAGTATAACACTAAAGGCAGAAGATGGCTTTGCACACATCGAGATTCAAGACAATGCGGGTGGCATCGCAAAAGAAAATATTGAAAATATATTTGAGCCATACTTTACAACTAAACATCAAAGTAGCGGAACGGGCTTAGGTCTTTTTATGTCAAAGATGATTTGCCAAAAAGGTCTTGAGGGAGATCTTGATGTAAGTAGTAAAAAAGGTATGACAAGTTTTAATATAAAAATCCCAATTGCAAAGAAAAAGAGATGA